The following are from one region of the Stanieria sp. NIES-3757 genome:
- a CDS encoding putative BolA-like protein, protein MINLELVETMIKEKLPDAQVTVRDLTGGGDHLEAIVVSAEFEGKSKVKQHQLVYGALQEAMASEAIHALALKTYTPQAWQATGQLV, encoded by the coding sequence ATGATTAACTTGGAACTGGTCGAAACAATGATCAAAGAAAAGCTACCTGATGCTCAAGTCACAGTAAGAGATTTAACAGGTGGTGGAGATCATCTTGAAGCGATCGTTGTCTCTGCTGAATTTGAAGGAAAAAGTAAAGTTAAACAACATCAACTTGTATATGGAGCATTACAAGAAGCAATGGCATCAGAAGCTATTCATGCTCTGGCTTTAAAAACTTACACTCCTCAAGCTTGGCAAGCAACAGGTCAACTTGTTTAA
- a CDS encoding glutaredoxin-related protein, giving the protein MTTAVKDRIDELVNNNKILVFMKGSKLMPQCGFSNNVVQIFNTLGVPYETVDVLADMEIRQGIKEYSNWPTIPQVYINGEFVGGSDIMIELYQSGELQQMVEVALAS; this is encoded by the coding sequence ATGACTACTGCCGTAAAAGATAGAATCGATGAACTAGTTAATAACAACAAGATTTTGGTCTTTATGAAAGGCTCAAAATTAATGCCTCAATGTGGTTTTTCTAATAATGTAGTACAAATTTTTAATACTTTAGGAGTTCCTTACGAAACAGTAGATGTGTTAGCAGACATGGAAATTCGTCAAGGTATCAAAGAATATTCTAATTGGCCCACTATCCCACAAGTTTATATTAATGGGGAATTTGTTGGTGGTTCAGATATTATGATTGAACTTTATCAAAGCGGGGAATTACAACAAATGGTAGAAGTAGCACTAGCTTCTTAA
- a CDS encoding DNA polymerase III, beta subunit, protein MKIICSQSDLNSNLSLVSRIVPSRPEPLVLGNVLVTADETTQKVSLTAFDGNLAIRTSFNAEVIEGGSITLPAKLFNDIVSKLPEMEINLDVDTSAEDNSSNTTLGNDQNVIATLSSPSGKYQLSGIDASEFPELPTINTGEDNASSELNLEEQNVCTVLLPVSALNEGLKCCLFAASIELSKQILTGIHFKTQRDNSTVNSLEFAATDSHRLAVVQTPLEIAENSEVEAISSEGSLTKTNNLFKDFAVTIPAKALRELERILASSPADQTIKFSFDDTQVIFELGDKRLSSLKLTGSYPAYNQLIPRNFGRQMIVDRKRLLNSLELVAVLAQKNNIVKFSLDSEAEQLFLSVDARDVGNAKEALPAEIIGESIDIAFNIKYLMDGLKAMPASEIKMQLNEWNQPVIFTPVGGFKMTYLVMPVQLRN, encoded by the coding sequence ATGAAAATTATTTGTAGTCAAAGCGATCTTAATAGCAATTTGTCTCTAGTGAGTCGGATAGTTCCTTCTCGTCCCGAACCTTTAGTATTAGGGAATGTACTTGTTACTGCCGATGAAACCACCCAAAAAGTCAGTTTAACTGCTTTTGATGGTAATTTAGCAATTCGGACAAGTTTTAACGCTGAAGTGATTGAAGGAGGTTCGATTACTTTACCAGCTAAATTATTTAACGATATTGTCTCTAAGTTGCCAGAAATGGAAATCAACTTAGATGTAGATACGTCTGCTGAAGATAACTCATCAAATACTACTTTAGGAAATGATCAAAATGTTATTGCTACGTTAAGTTCTCCTTCAGGAAAATATCAACTTTCTGGAATTGATGCTTCAGAATTTCCCGAACTTCCTACTATTAATACTGGAGAAGACAACGCCTCATCTGAATTAAACCTAGAAGAACAAAATGTTTGTACCGTTTTACTCCCAGTATCTGCATTAAATGAAGGTTTAAAATGCTGTTTGTTTGCTGCTAGTATCGAATTATCAAAACAAATTTTAACAGGTATTCATTTTAAAACCCAGAGAGATAACTCTACTGTCAATAGTTTAGAATTTGCTGCTACTGATAGTCATCGTTTAGCGGTTGTACAAACCCCTTTAGAAATAGCAGAAAACTCTGAAGTAGAAGCTATATCATCAGAAGGATCTTTAACAAAAACAAATAATCTTTTTAAAGATTTTGCCGTTACAATTCCTGCTAAAGCTTTAAGAGAATTAGAAAGAATTTTAGCTAGTAGTCCAGCAGATCAAACAATTAAATTTAGTTTTGATGACACTCAGGTTATTTTTGAATTAGGAGATAAACGTTTAAGCAGTTTAAAATTAACTGGTTCTTATCCTGCCTATAACCAATTAATTCCACGTAACTTTGGTCGGCAGATGATAGTAGATCGTAAACGACTATTAAATAGCTTAGAATTGGTAGCAGTTTTAGCCCAAAAAAATAATATTGTTAAATTTAGTCTTGATAGCGAAGCGGAACAATTATTCCTTTCTGTTGATGCCAGAGATGTGGGTAATGCTAAAGAAGCTTTACCTGCGGAAATAATTGGTGAAAGTATCGATATTGCTTTTAATATTAAGTATTTAATGGATGGACTTAAAGCAATGCCTGCTTCAGAAATTAAAATGCAATTGAATGAATGGAATCAACCTGTGATCTTTACTCCTGTAGGCGGTTTTAAAATGACCTATTTAGTTATGCCTGTACAACTTAGAAATTAA
- a CDS encoding zeta-carotene desaturase / three-step phytoene desaturase, with the protein MRVAIAGAGLAGLSCAKYLVDAGHTPIVLERRDVLGGLVAAWQDEDGDWYETGLHVFFGAYPNMLQLFKELGIEDRLQWKEHALIFNQPEKPGTYSRFDVPDLPAPINVILSILRNNDMLTWEQKIRFAMGLLPAIVRGQQYVEDMDKFSLLDWLRMRGVDERVNSDIFIAASKALTFINPDEVSATVPLTALNRFLQERYGSKVAFLDGSPTERLCQPMVDYITAKGGEVRLKAPLKEILLNEDKTVKGFLLRGLNNSDDELITADAYVSAMSVDPLKVMLPQPWREIDFFQKLNGLEGVPVINLHLWFDRKLTDIDQLLFSRSPLLSVYADMSNTCREYSNPNRSMLELVLAPAQDWIQKSEEEILAATMKELEKLFPQHFTGENTANLLKYRVVKTPRSVYKATPGCQAYRPTQQTPIANFYLAGSYTMQKYLGSMEGAVLSGKLAADAIASDNLTTQAIKPEVATIGS; encoded by the coding sequence ATGCGAGTTGCGATCGCCGGAGCAGGTTTAGCTGGACTGTCTTGTGCCAAATATCTAGTAGATGCTGGACATACACCTATAGTCCTTGAAAGAAGAGATGTCTTAGGTGGCTTAGTAGCTGCTTGGCAGGATGAAGATGGAGACTGGTACGAAACTGGACTTCATGTCTTTTTTGGAGCATATCCTAATATGCTTCAATTATTTAAAGAATTGGGGATTGAAGACCGTCTTCAGTGGAAAGAACACGCTTTAATATTTAATCAGCCAGAAAAGCCAGGAACTTATTCTCGCTTCGATGTCCCTGATTTACCTGCACCCATTAATGTCATCTTATCGATTTTACGAAATAACGATATGTTGACATGGGAGCAAAAAATTCGCTTTGCGATGGGCTTGCTTCCAGCAATAGTGAGGGGTCAACAATACGTTGAAGACATGGATAAATTCAGTCTGTTAGATTGGCTGAGAATGCGAGGTGTTGACGAACGGGTCAATAGCGATATTTTTATTGCTGCCTCGAAAGCTTTGACTTTTATCAATCCAGATGAAGTTTCAGCCACCGTGCCTTTGACAGCCCTTAACCGTTTTCTTCAAGAAAGATATGGTTCTAAAGTAGCTTTTTTAGATGGCTCGCCTACAGAAAGATTGTGTCAGCCAATGGTTGACTATATTACCGCTAAAGGTGGGGAAGTTCGATTAAAAGCACCTCTCAAAGAGATTTTATTAAATGAAGACAAAACAGTTAAAGGCTTTTTACTTAGAGGGCTAAATAACTCAGACGATGAATTAATTACTGCTGATGCTTATGTTTCAGCCATGTCTGTAGATCCGCTTAAAGTGATGTTGCCTCAACCTTGGCGAGAGATAGATTTTTTCCAAAAACTAAATGGTTTAGAGGGAGTCCCCGTAATAAATCTTCATCTTTGGTTTGATCGCAAACTAACCGATATAGATCAATTATTATTTTCTCGTTCTCCTCTGCTCAGTGTTTATGCTGACATGAGTAATACTTGTCGCGAGTACTCTAATCCTAACCGCTCCATGCTAGAACTAGTTTTAGCACCTGCTCAAGATTGGATTCAGAAATCTGAGGAAGAAATTCTTGCTGCCACGATGAAAGAGTTAGAAAAACTGTTTCCTCAGCATTTTACAGGTGAAAATACTGCAAATTTGTTAAAATATCGCGTGGTCAAAACTCCTCGCTCTGTTTATAAAGCTACTCCTGGTTGTCAGGCTTATCGTCCTACTCAACAAACCCCTATTGCTAACTTTTATTTAGCTGGAAGCTATACTATGCAAAAATATTTGGGTAGTATGGAAGGCGCGGTTCTTTCTGGTAAGCTAGCAGCAGATGCAATCGCGTCTGATAATTTGACTACTCAAGCAATCAAGCCAGAAGTAGCCACAATTGGTAGTTAA
- a CDS encoding Squalene/phytoene synthase, which produces MAKKTTDCLVLTTDSVSTCSRMLQLPKSKPKTNLASVTEAYEYCRQITAEYAKTFYLGTLLMPKEKRKAIWAIYAWCRRTDELVDGVEAKDTTVETLAQWEQQLESVFAGEPTDDTDVALIDTIQSFPMDIQPFRDMIAGQRMDLYRNRYETFEELKLYCYRVAGTVGLMSNAILGINHNQNNVPWERDCQTYVPKEEAISLGIAMQLTNILRDVGEDAQRGRIYLPLEDLKAFDYTEQDLLQGVIDERWLALMRFQIKRARNYYHQAEVGIRYLIRDSRLPVWASLMLYQGILNAIEQNQYDVFSKRAFVPKVVKFSSLPIAWLRAQI; this is translated from the coding sequence ATGGCTAAAAAAACAACCGATTGCCTTGTTCTAACCACGGACAGTGTTTCTACTTGCTCCCGAATGCTGCAATTGCCTAAATCAAAACCTAAAACAAACTTAGCCTCAGTTACTGAGGCATACGAATATTGTCGTCAAATTACGGCAGAATACGCTAAAACTTTCTATCTTGGAACTTTATTAATGCCCAAAGAAAAGCGTAAAGCAATTTGGGCAATTTATGCTTGGTGCCGTCGTACTGATGAGTTAGTAGATGGCGTTGAAGCAAAAGATACAACAGTAGAAACTTTGGCGCAATGGGAACAACAACTAGAATCTGTCTTTGCAGGAGAGCCGACAGATGATACCGATGTTGCCTTAATCGATACCATTCAAAGTTTCCCAATGGACATCCAACCCTTTCGAGATATGATTGCGGGACAAAGAATGGATTTGTATCGCAATCGTTATGAAACTTTTGAAGAATTAAAACTGTATTGTTATCGAGTTGCAGGTACAGTGGGTTTGATGTCTAATGCTATCCTTGGAATTAACCATAACCAGAACAATGTACCTTGGGAAAGAGATTGTCAAACTTATGTTCCCAAAGAAGAAGCTATTTCTTTAGGGATAGCTATGCAACTAACTAATATTTTGCGCGATGTTGGAGAAGATGCTCAAAGAGGTCGTATTTATTTACCCCTAGAAGATTTAAAAGCTTTTGATTATACAGAGCAAGATTTGTTGCAAGGAGTAATTGATGAACGTTGGTTAGCTTTGATGCGTTTTCAGATTAAAAGAGCTAGAAACTATTATCATCAAGCAGAAGTAGGGATTCGTTATTTAATAAGGGATTCTCGTTTACCCGTCTGGGCTTCTTTAATGCTCTATCAAGGTATTCTTAATGCAATTGAACAGAATCAATACGACGTTTTTAGTAAAAGAGCGTTTGTTCCTAAAGTAGTAAAATTTTCTTCTTTACCTATAGCCTGGTTAAGAGCGCAAATTTGA
- a CDS encoding RNA polymerase, sigma 28 subunit, FliA/WhiG subfamily, protein MSTQSFSFRCIELLQAYASNPSLKLRNQLVELNAGLVRKVAHQVSRKCAEPYEDLEQIGYLGLIRAIERFDTHQGSAFSSFAIPYIRGEMLHYLRDKGSMMRIPRRWQELYNQGRKLRKQLIEALERLPYDTEIAKALGVSVQEWSECQLALQNRLPISLDALVNQSQDSSITFGETIADPNYQEIRQLEEDKMQLQRAMSQLEDKTKAAIECVYLWDLPRKEAAQYIGISPMTVTRHLHKGIEQLGAIMQPQAA, encoded by the coding sequence ATGTCAACTCAATCTTTTAGTTTTCGTTGTATAGAATTACTACAAGCCTATGCTTCTAATCCTTCTTTAAAATTACGTAATCAACTAGTAGAACTTAATGCAGGTTTAGTCAGAAAAGTAGCTCATCAAGTTAGTAGAAAATGTGCTGAACCTTATGAAGATTTAGAACAAATTGGTTATCTTGGTTTAATTAGAGCAATTGAGCGTTTTGATACTCATCAAGGTTCTGCTTTTAGCTCTTTTGCGATTCCTTATATTCGTGGTGAAATGTTACATTATCTGAGAGATAAAGGTAGCATGATGAGGATTCCTCGTAGATGGCAAGAGCTTTATAATCAAGGCAGAAAATTACGCAAACAATTAATTGAAGCTTTAGAAAGATTACCTTACGATACAGAAATTGCTAAAGCTTTAGGAGTATCTGTACAAGAATGGAGTGAATGCCAATTAGCTCTACAAAATCGTTTACCAATTAGCTTGGATGCCTTAGTTAATCAATCTCAAGATTCTTCAATTACTTTTGGTGAAACAATTGCAGATCCTAATTATCAAGAAATACGTCAATTAGAAGAGGACAAAATGCAATTACAAAGAGCAATGAGCCAGTTAGAAGACAAAACTAAAGCAGCCATTGAATGTGTATATTTGTGGGATTTACCTCGCAAAGAAGCTGCTCAGTATATTGGCATTAGTCCTATGACAGTGACTAGACATTTGCATAAAGGAATAGAGCAGTTAGGAGCAATTATGCAACCCCAAGCTGCCTAA
- a CDS encoding alkyl hydroperoxide reductase/ Thiol specific antioxidant/ Mal allergen: MEGCLRVGQQAPDFTATAVFDQEFKTIKLSDYRGKYVVLFFYPLDFTFVCPTEIIAFSDRYEEFKASNTEVLGVSVDSEFSHLAWIQTDRKEGGIGDIAYPLVSDIKKEISTAYNVLDPDAGVALRGLFIIDREGVIQHSTINNLSFGRSVDETLRTLKAIQYVQSHPDQVCPAGWQEGDKTMIPDPVKSKVYFSAVG, encoded by the coding sequence ATGGAAGGATGTTTAAGAGTAGGACAACAAGCTCCTGACTTTACTGCTACTGCTGTTTTTGATCAAGAATTCAAAACCATCAAATTGTCTGACTACCGTGGTAAATATGTAGTCTTGTTCTTTTATCCTTTGGACTTCACTTTTGTTTGTCCTACAGAAATCATTGCTTTTAGCGATCGCTATGAAGAATTCAAAGCATCAAACACCGAAGTTTTAGGTGTCTCCGTAGATAGCGAATTTTCTCACTTAGCATGGATTCAAACAGACCGCAAAGAAGGCGGAATTGGCGATATAGCCTATCCTCTTGTTTCTGATATTAAAAAAGAAATTAGTACTGCTTATAACGTTCTCGATCCTGATGCAGGAGTGGCTCTTAGAGGACTATTTATCATTGACAGAGAAGGAGTAATTCAACATTCGACAATCAATAACTTATCCTTTGGTCGTAGTGTTGATGAAACTTTAAGAACGCTTAAAGCAATTCAATATGTACAATCTCATCCCGATCAAGTTTGTCCTGCTGGCTGGCAAGAAGGAGATAAAACTATGATTCCAGATCCAGTCAAATCCAAAGTTTATTTTTCTGCGGTTGGTTAA
- a CDS encoding NAD-dependent glycerol-3-phosphate dehydrogenase domain protein, whose translation MTKQKHIVTILGAGVWGNALATLARRNQHQVRLWSRRSFEPLASAISEAKIIISAVSMKGVRPLVEQLQTVHLPKHSILVTATKGLDPLTTLTPSQIWQTAFLNHPVVVLSGPNLSKEIERGLPAATVVASNNLESAEIVQQVFASDTFRVYASSDPLGAELGGTLKNVIAIAAGVCDGLQLGTNAKAALLTRALPEMIRVGTYLGANPETFFGLSGLGDLIATCDSPLSRNYQVGYQLAQGLSLNEILSKLEGTAEGVNTTDVLVKTAVRQHLAVPIANQVYRLLNGKITPQQAVQALMARELKEEFSDLEL comes from the coding sequence GTGACTAAACAAAAACATATCGTAACCATTTTAGGAGCAGGAGTTTGGGGGAATGCTTTAGCCACTTTAGCCCGTCGCAATCAACATCAAGTACGTTTGTGGTCGCGTCGTAGTTTTGAGCCTTTAGCTTCAGCAATAAGTGAAGCCAAAATTATTATTTCGGCAGTGTCCATGAAAGGCGTTAGACCACTAGTCGAACAATTACAGACTGTTCACCTACCAAAACACAGTATTTTAGTGACTGCGACTAAAGGATTAGACCCTCTTACGACTCTAACCCCCTCTCAAATTTGGCAAACTGCTTTTCTAAATCATCCTGTCGTAGTTCTCTCTGGCCCTAATTTATCTAAAGAAATTGAGCGCGGATTACCCGCTGCTACCGTAGTTGCTAGCAACAACCTTGAATCTGCCGAAATCGTACAGCAAGTTTTTGCTTCTGATACTTTTCGCGTTTACGCTAGTAGCGATCCGCTAGGGGCAGAATTAGGAGGAACTCTCAAAAATGTTATAGCGATCGCAGCAGGAGTTTGTGATGGCTTACAACTAGGCACAAATGCTAAAGCTGCTTTACTAACTAGGGCTTTACCAGAAATGATTCGTGTTGGTACTTATTTAGGAGCAAATCCAGAAACTTTTTTTGGCTTATCTGGTTTAGGAGATTTAATCGCAACTTGTGATAGTCCTTTATCTCGTAATTATCAAGTAGGTTATCAGTTAGCTCAAGGTTTATCCTTAAACGAAATTTTGTCAAAATTAGAAGGAACGGCTGAAGGAGTCAATACCACAGATGTTTTAGTCAAAACTGCCGTTCGTCAACATTTAGCTGTCCCCATTGCCAATCAAGTCTATCGTCTGTTAAACGGAAAAATTACTCCCCAGCAAGCAGTTCAGGCTTTGATGGCTAGAGAACTTAAAGAAGAATTTTCTGATTTAGAACTATAA
- a CDS encoding Radical SAM domain protein, which produces MTLAFDQLINSEINKPARYLGNELGAKHKPWNTAEVRWILTYPEIYEVGASNLGHILLYNIINAQPRQLCDRTYLPAPDLAAKLRATNTPLFALESRKPVKDFDIIGFSLSYELGATNILEMLDLAEIPLTWQDRIELDYPLIFAGGQTATSNPEPYADFFDFVVLGDGEELLPEIGLVIAEGKAAGLSKEKLLLDLAQVPGVYVPRFYEMAEDGSVHPNRPDVPKRILRRVATPIPAYSIGLVPYIQTVHDRLTVEIRRGCTRGCRFCQPGMLTRPATDVEPEQVVTAIEEGMRKTGYNEFSLLSLSCSDYLALPAVGMEIKNRLKNENISLSLPSQRVDRFDENIAKIIGGTRQAGLTFAPEAGTQRMRDVINKGLTNEELLRGIKTAVEQGWDKVKLYFMIGLPGETDVDVIGIAETVRWLRQECRLPKRKRLDFNITISNFTPKPHTPFQGHSVSTAEFIRKQELLRQEFRGLKGVKVNYTDVRISAMEDFVGRGDRRLSVVVRRAWELGAGMDSWWENLNQAYQAWENAIAEAGLTWKYRQVENGEWNVFQDRKSSELNSLDAPLPWDHLNTGIDKEWLKADLKRALEAATVPDCAFDGCSHCGVCSTDFGHNIVVPPPPIPEFVGHYQPNHSRKQKIRVWFGKHGSMALVSHLDLVRLFDRAVRRAALPISYTGGFHPGPRISIANALSLGTTSSGEIVDFELTEDLLLENFRDRLAAQLPQDLPIYQVEEIEIKSPAATGLLEKAEYLITVATEQDCSWDEWQKWIETINLTQEFWWEKTTKSGKKQQINLRNYLFDLKVESENQSQSNSVVLRYLGSCRNDGTKLLPEQLVYMLEQVTHQDFDLLKVHRERLILGN; this is translated from the coding sequence GTGACTCTTGCCTTTGATCAATTAATTAATTCCGAAATCAATAAACCAGCGCGTTATCTTGGCAATGAGCTAGGAGCGAAGCATAAACCCTGGAATACGGCTGAGGTACGTTGGATTTTAACGTATCCAGAGATTTATGAAGTTGGTGCATCTAATCTAGGTCATATTCTTCTCTACAACATTATTAATGCTCAACCTAGACAATTATGCGATCGCACTTATTTACCTGCACCAGATTTAGCAGCTAAGTTAAGAGCAACTAATACACCTCTATTTGCTTTAGAATCGCGAAAGCCAGTTAAAGATTTTGATATTATCGGTTTTAGCCTTAGTTATGAATTAGGGGCAACTAATATTTTAGAAATGCTCGATTTGGCTGAGATTCCCTTAACTTGGCAAGACAGAATTGAGTTAGATTATCCTTTAATTTTTGCAGGGGGACAAACAGCCACATCGAACCCCGAACCTTATGCAGACTTTTTTGACTTTGTGGTTTTAGGCGATGGAGAAGAACTTCTACCAGAAATAGGTTTAGTTATTGCAGAAGGAAAAGCAGCGGGATTAAGTAAAGAAAAATTACTACTAGATTTGGCGCAAGTACCTGGGGTTTATGTGCCTAGATTCTATGAGATGGCAGAGGACGGTTCAGTTCATCCTAATCGTCCTGATGTTCCTAAAAGAATTCTTAGAAGAGTTGCTACTCCCATTCCTGCCTATTCAATTGGCTTAGTTCCTTATATTCAAACAGTTCATGACCGCTTAACCGTAGAAATTAGAAGAGGTTGTACTCGCGGTTGTCGTTTCTGTCAACCAGGAATGTTAACTCGTCCTGCTACCGATGTTGAACCCGAACAAGTAGTAACAGCAATTGAAGAGGGAATGCGGAAGACAGGATACAATGAATTTTCGCTTCTGTCTCTGAGTTGTTCTGATTATTTAGCTTTACCTGCGGTAGGGATGGAAATTAAAAACCGCCTCAAAAATGAAAATATTTCTCTTTCTTTACCAAGTCAAAGAGTAGACCGTTTTGATGAGAATATTGCCAAGATCATCGGTGGTACTCGTCAAGCTGGTTTGACTTTTGCGCCTGAAGCAGGAACGCAACGGATGCGGGATGTAATTAATAAGGGATTAACTAATGAAGAATTGCTGAGAGGTATTAAAACCGCCGTCGAACAAGGTTGGGATAAGGTAAAACTCTACTTTATGATTGGTTTACCAGGAGAAACCGATGTCGATGTAATTGGTATTGCTGAAACTGTTCGTTGGTTGAGACAAGAATGTCGTTTGCCAAAAAGAAAACGATTGGATTTTAACATTACTATTTCCAACTTTACTCCTAAACCTCATACCCCTTTTCAAGGGCATTCTGTGTCCACTGCTGAGTTTATCCGCAAACAAGAATTACTACGTCAAGAATTTCGTGGTCTGAAAGGAGTTAAAGTTAACTATACTGATGTCCGTATCTCCGCCATGGAAGATTTTGTCGGTAGAGGCGATCGCCGTTTATCTGTGGTAGTCCGTCGTGCCTGGGAATTAGGCGCAGGAATGGATTCTTGGTGGGAAAATTTAAATCAAGCCTATCAAGCTTGGGAGAATGCGATCGCAGAAGCTGGTCTAACCTGGAAATATCGTCAAGTAGAAAACGGTGAATGGAATGTTTTTCAGGATCGAAAATCTTCAGAACTCAATTCTTTAGATGCACCTTTACCTTGGGATCATCTCAACACGGGAATTGACAAAGAATGGTTAAAAGCAGATCTAAAAAGAGCTTTAGAAGCAGCTACAGTGCCTGATTGTGCTTTTGATGGTTGTTCTCATTGTGGTGTTTGTAGTACCGATTTTGGTCATAACATAGTTGTTCCTCCACCACCGATTCCCGAATTTGTTGGACATTATCAACCCAATCACAGCAGAAAACAAAAAATTAGAGTTTGGTTTGGTAAGCACGGTTCGATGGCATTAGTTAGTCACTTGGATTTAGTTAGATTATTTGATCGCGCTGTGCGTCGTGCTGCTTTACCAATTTCTTATACGGGGGGATTTCATCCAGGTCCAAGAATTTCAATTGCGAATGCCTTATCTTTAGGGACTACTAGCAGTGGTGAAATTGTTGATTTTGAACTAACGGAGGATTTATTACTAGAAAATTTTCGAGATCGATTAGCTGCCCAATTACCTCAAGATTTACCTATTTATCAAGTAGAAGAAATTGAAATCAAATCTCCTGCTGCAACTGGTTTGTTAGAGAAAGCTGAGTATTTAATTACTGTAGCAACTGAACAAGATTGTAGTTGGGATGAATGGCAAAAATGGATTGAAACAATTAATTTAACTCAAGAGTTTTGGTGGGAAAAAACCACAAAATCAGGTAAAAAGCAGCAAATCAATTTACGGAATTATTTGTTCGATCTCAAAGTTGAATCAGAAAACCAATCTCAAAGCAATTCAGTTGTACTTCGTTATCTAGGAAGTTGTCGTAACGATGGCACTAAACTTTTACCAGAACAATTAGTTTATATGTTGGAGCAAGTAACTCACCAAGATTTTGACCTTTTAAAAGTTCATCGAGAAAGATTAATTTTAGGTAATTGA
- a CDS encoding anti-sigma-factor antagonist, translated as MSSTAIYNNITAFQPQGYVSAANATEFLEQLSKAVKSKTDSIFLVDMTEVEFMDSAGLMALIKGFRLAQNLNRRFSICSVSPSVRMIFELTQLDNVFEIFDNRDSFEASMSLN; from the coding sequence ATGAGTAGTACTGCAATATATAACAACATAACTGCTTTTCAACCTCAAGGCTATGTAAGTGCTGCTAATGCAACAGAATTTTTAGAGCAGTTAAGCAAGGCAGTTAAATCTAAAACTGACTCGATTTTTTTAGTAGATATGACAGAAGTCGAATTTATGGATAGTGCTGGATTAATGGCTTTGATTAAAGGATTTCGTTTAGCACAAAACTTAAATCGCCGTTTTAGCATTTGTTCAGTTTCGCCATCAGTACGAATGATTTTTGAACTAACTCAATTAGATAACGTTTTTGAAATTTTTGATAATCGTGATAGTTTTGAAGCTTCAATGTCACTGAATTAA